One part of the Nymphaea colorata isolate Beijing-Zhang1983 chromosome 8, ASM883128v2, whole genome shotgun sequence genome encodes these proteins:
- the LOC116259068 gene encoding uncharacterized protein LOC116259068: MVSLKNSRRSRLAPATPPNVTEGSDPQSSDEYNPSQGNKNQRQAMGTGRRSLRKRKIQDTAGKGRENKFLAPSAKMDEKQTPHRIPAYLRSSHSCQKDSAESSDAQGKKSRGRNRAVAIITLPPGEKFPLLINKLGQPYGSHAKDLTRYVGVLARDPNKAPLIYHTWRELPVRYKDDVWLQIKNKFELPNSKDLPEAFRCYVMDSFKKKLSDWRCVLRNIYNIHDAQDARLQACPKDIPQDQWRSLMEYFDTKKSKDQSSRNANNRARQTMLHTLGTKSLACFRAEQSTEDSDGIDLPRLDVWIKTHTSDRFPKGTKGAAPIIDRLRNQASQLLMDMSEVSNPNNDVLSQELSKDYVGRARTYGLGAHVGDIDGSKPSKKSLMLQNEALKQKLSQLEEEALMLQNDELSQRIRRLEQFMEARGWRSNDA, translated from the exons ATGGTTTCTCTGAAAAACAGTCGCCGATCCCGACTAGCTCCTGCCACCCCGCCAAATGTAACGGAAGGCAGCGACCCACAGTCTTCGGACGAGTATAACCCAAGTCAGGGGAACAAGAATCAACGGCAGGCGATGGGAACCGGACGGAGGTCCTTGCGGAAAAGGAAAATTCAAGATACTGCcggaaaagggagagagaataAATTTCTGGCCCCGTCAGCAAAAATGGACGAGAAACAG ACACCTCATAGGATACCTGCATACCTACGGAGCAGCCACTCTTGCCAGAAAGATAGTGCTGAGAGCTCTG ATGCACAAGGAAAGAAGTCAAGGGGCCGGAATCGAGCTGTAGCTATTATAACCTTACCTCCTGGCGAGAAATTTCCTCTCTTGATTAATAAGTTAGGGCAGCCATATGGATCACATGCCAAAGATTTGACACGCTATGTGGGAGTTCTAGCTCGAGATCCAAATAAGGCGCCACTCATTTACCATACATGGCGTGAGTTGCCAGTTCGTTATAAAGATGACGTGTGGTTGCAAATAAAG AACAAATTCGAACTCCCAAACAGTAAAGATCTTCCGGAGGCATTTCGGTGCTATGTGATGGattctttcaagaaaaaattgagtGACTGGAGGTGTGTACTTCGGAACATTTACAACATTCATGATGCCCAAGATGCACGCCTGCAAGCTTGCCCCAAGGATATTCCTCAGGATCAGTGGAGATCTCTCATGGAGTACTTTGATACTAAGAAGTCAAAA GACCAAAGTTCTAGGAACGCGAACAATCGTGCACGGCAGACGATGCTTCACACTTTGGGGACAAAGAGCTTGGCATGTTTTCGTGCAGAACAG TCCACCGAGGACAGTGATGGCATTGATTTGCCTCGACTTGATGTGTGGATTAAAACGCACACAAGTGACCGATTTCCAAAAGGGACGAAAGGCGCTGCCCCTATAATT GATAGACTTAGAAACCAAGCATCACAGCTGCTAATGGATATGAGTGAAGTTTCAAACCCTAATAACGATGTGCTCTCGCAAGAGCTCTCTAAGGATTATGTTGGGCGTGCTCGTACATATGGGCTTGGTGCACATGTTGGGGATATCGATGGATCTAAGCCAAGCAAAAAATCACTTATGTTGCAAAATGAAGCACTCAAGCAGAAACTAAGTCAACTTGAAGAAGAAGCACTTATGTTGCAAAATGATGAACTCTCGCAGAGAATAAGGCGCCTTGAGCAGTTCATGGAGGCACGAGGATGGCGCAGCAATGATGCATAG